In the Burkholderia cenocepacia genome, one interval contains:
- a CDS encoding 3-hydroxybutyryl-CoA dehydrogenase, translating into MKAAADVTRIHVLGAGRMGQGIALVFAFAGLDVTLIDFKPRDAAGWHAFDVRTRDEIIRPLHAQVALGRIDAVQADAVVARIALVVRDGAADAVRDADIVFEALPEVLDAKADALRWLGEHVDAHATIASTTSTFVVTELQRHVAHPARMLNAHWLNPALLMPLVEVSRSDATDQAVVDALAALLERVGKKPVICGPAPGYIVPRIQALAMNEAARMVEEGVASAEDIDTAIRTGFGPRFAVLGLLEFIDWGGCDILYYASQYLAGEIGPRFAPAASVVRNMEAGRDGVRTGAGFHDYAAVDVPAYMRQRLGEFARLLDHLGLAPAFGSARRDAGR; encoded by the coding sequence ATGAAGGCGGCCGCCGATGTGACGCGCATCCACGTGCTCGGCGCGGGCCGGATGGGGCAGGGTATCGCGCTCGTGTTCGCGTTCGCGGGCCTCGACGTGACGCTGATCGACTTCAAGCCGCGCGATGCGGCCGGCTGGCACGCGTTTGACGTGCGCACACGCGACGAGATCATCCGGCCGCTGCATGCGCAGGTCGCGCTGGGCCGCATCGATGCCGTGCAGGCGGATGCCGTCGTCGCGCGAATCGCGCTCGTCGTGCGCGACGGCGCGGCCGATGCGGTGCGCGATGCCGACATCGTGTTCGAAGCGCTGCCGGAAGTGCTCGATGCAAAGGCCGACGCGCTGCGCTGGCTCGGTGAACACGTCGATGCGCACGCAACGATCGCGTCGACCACGTCGACGTTCGTCGTCACCGAATTGCAGCGCCACGTCGCGCACCCGGCACGGATGCTGAACGCACACTGGCTGAACCCCGCGCTGCTGATGCCGCTCGTCGAGGTGAGCCGCAGCGACGCAACGGATCAAGCCGTCGTCGACGCGCTCGCGGCGCTGCTCGAACGCGTGGGCAAGAAGCCGGTGATCTGCGGGCCGGCGCCCGGCTACATCGTGCCGCGCATCCAGGCGCTCGCGATGAACGAGGCCGCGCGGATGGTCGAGGAAGGCGTGGCCAGCGCCGAGGACATCGACACGGCGATCCGCACCGGCTTCGGCCCGCGCTTCGCGGTGCTCGGGCTGCTCGAATTCATCGACTGGGGCGGCTGCGACATCCTCTACTACGCGTCGCAATACCTGGCCGGCGAGATCGGCCCGCGCTTCGCGCCGGCCGCGAGCGTTGTGCGCAACATGGAAGCCGGGCGCGACGGCGTGCGTACGGGCGCCGGCTTCCACGACTATGCGGCGGTCGACGTGCCCGCGTACATGCGCCAGCGACTCGGCGAATTCGCGCGGCTGCTCGACCATCTCGGGCTGGCGCCGGCGTTCGGCAGCGCGCGGCGCGACGCCGGGCGCTGA
- a CDS encoding NAD/NADP-dependent octopine/nopaline dehydrogenase family protein, producing the protein MKVCVLGGGHGCHAAAIDLLEKGHDVTWWRRDREPHARLRELGVLNVTDYRGKRAVPLGDAPGAIRLTDDLAAALRGARLVVVPLPATSHDALAAQVAPLLEDGQVVFLPPGTFGSVVFARAAADAGNRARVAFAETGTLPYLVRKHGDNDVVISAYATRLPTGVWPANAAGWAFDVLRAGYPSVEPVEDALSGALMNAGPVIHPPLILMNAGPLEHFDAWDIHNEGTQPSIRRVTNALDAERIAVREALGYRAPHFPLADHYATDGDQWMYGRGAHGKLTDSGDWREKIDLRTHRYMLEDTRLGLSFIVSCGRWAGLPTPVAQGLLSIASAVAVRDLYAEGRTLERLGLAALSKDALRALLDAGYMA; encoded by the coding sequence ATGAAGGTATGTGTTCTGGGCGGCGGCCACGGCTGCCATGCGGCGGCCATCGACCTGCTCGAAAAAGGCCACGACGTGACGTGGTGGCGGCGCGATCGCGAGCCGCATGCGCGGCTGCGCGAGCTTGGCGTGCTGAACGTCACCGACTATCGCGGCAAGCGGGCGGTGCCGCTCGGCGATGCGCCGGGCGCGATCCGCCTGACCGACGATCTCGCCGCCGCGCTGCGCGGCGCGCGGCTCGTCGTGGTGCCGCTGCCGGCCACGTCGCACGACGCGCTCGCCGCGCAGGTCGCGCCGCTGCTGGAGGATGGCCAGGTCGTGTTCCTGCCGCCCGGCACGTTCGGCAGCGTCGTGTTCGCCCGCGCGGCCGCCGACGCCGGCAACCGTGCGCGCGTCGCGTTCGCCGAAACCGGCACGCTGCCGTATCTGGTGCGCAAGCATGGCGACAACGACGTCGTGATCAGCGCGTACGCGACGCGCCTGCCGACCGGCGTGTGGCCGGCGAACGCGGCCGGCTGGGCGTTCGACGTGCTGCGCGCCGGCTATCCGTCGGTCGAGCCGGTCGAGGATGCGTTGTCCGGCGCGCTGATGAACGCGGGCCCCGTGATCCATCCGCCGCTGATCCTGATGAACGCCGGGCCGCTCGAACACTTCGACGCGTGGGACATCCACAACGAAGGCACGCAGCCGTCGATCCGCCGAGTGACGAACGCGCTCGACGCCGAACGCATCGCGGTGCGCGAAGCGCTCGGCTACCGCGCGCCGCATTTCCCGCTCGCCGATCACTACGCGACCGACGGCGACCAGTGGATGTACGGGCGCGGCGCGCACGGCAAGCTGACCGATAGCGGCGACTGGCGCGAGAAGATCGATCTGCGCACGCATCGCTACATGCTCGAGGACACCCGGCTCGGGCTGTCGTTCATCGTGTCGTGCGGGCGCTGGGCCGGCTTGCCGACGCCCGTCGCGCAGGGGCTGCTGAGTATCGCGAGCGCGGTCGCGGTGCGCGACCTGTATGCGGAAGGGCGCACGCTGGAGCGGCTCGGGCTCGCGGCGCTGTCGAAGGACGCGCTGCGCGCGCTGCTCGACGCGGGGTACATGGCATGA